In Mycolicibacterium alvei, a single window of DNA contains:
- a CDS encoding bifunctional [glutamine synthetase] adenylyltransferase/[glutamine synthetase]-adenylyl-L-tyrosine phosphorylase, with amino-acid sequence MAKPATDRPKLPSVGRLGLVHPQSAAELEQLGWNTEAHVELLWSLSRAPDADIALLAMVRLADALEAGVDELNRALLTDKALRGRLFGVLGSSLALGDHLIAHPQSWRLLAGAVGLPGADELRSAFTAAAQTVEIDKGASSAVPALRDLYRDRLLVLAALDVASTVENEPVLPFVEVAAHLSDLADAALGAALTVATRVVCEDGVEPRLAVVAMGKCGARELNYVSDVDVIFVGESIPDGDGDDNLATATRVAGEMMQFAGEAFFEVDAALRPEGKRGQLVRTLESHVAYYQRWAKTWEFQALLKARPAAGDTELGKAYLEALMPMVWTACERDDFVPEVQAMRRRVEELVPAGVRARELKLGTGGLRDVEFAVQLLQLVHGRNDDSLHVASTVDALAALGEGGYIGRDDTANMTASYEFLRLLEHRLQLQRLKRTHMLPDDSDDEAYRWLARAAHVRPDGRRDAAGVLREELKRQSMRVSRLHAKLFYQPLLESVGQPALGIGTGMSTEAAERQLAALGYEGPQSALTHLAALTGQSGRRGTVQQVLLPTLLDWLSDTPDPDGGLLAYRRISEELAEQRWYLSTLRDEGAVARRLMRILGTSAYIPELLIRAPEVILLYADGPNGPKLLDGDPDSLARALVASAGRHRDPVRAIAAARTLRRRELARIASADVLGLLDVIDVCKALTAVWVAVLQAALDAVIRANTAESGVPARIAVIGMGRLGGGELGYGSDADVMFVCEPNTGVEESTAVRWSVSIAEQVRALLGTPSADPPLEVDTGLRPEGRSGPLVRTLASYASYYTQWAQPWEIQALLRAHRVAGDLELGERFLLIADKTRYPAGGVSAEAVQEIRRIKARMDAERLPRGADPNTHTKLGRGGLADIEWTVQLLQLRYAHTLPALHNTSTLQTLDAIGAAELVAESDVELLRDAWLTATRARNALVLVRGKPTDQLPGPGRQLNAVALAAGWGSDDGGEFLDNYLRVTRRAKSVVRRIFGGE; translated from the coding sequence ATGGCCAAGCCTGCGACCGACCGCCCGAAACTGCCCAGCGTCGGTCGGCTCGGTCTGGTGCATCCGCAGTCGGCAGCCGAACTGGAACAGCTCGGCTGGAACACCGAGGCGCACGTCGAGTTGTTGTGGTCGTTGTCGCGCGCACCCGATGCCGACATCGCGCTGCTGGCCATGGTCCGGTTGGCTGACGCGCTCGAGGCCGGCGTCGACGAACTCAACCGTGCGCTGTTGACCGACAAGGCACTCCGGGGCCGGCTGTTCGGTGTCCTGGGATCCTCGTTGGCGCTGGGCGATCACCTCATCGCCCATCCGCAATCGTGGCGGTTGCTGGCCGGTGCGGTCGGGCTCCCCGGTGCCGACGAACTGCGCAGCGCCTTCACCGCGGCCGCGCAGACCGTCGAGATCGACAAGGGCGCAAGCAGTGCCGTGCCCGCACTACGGGATCTCTACCGGGACAGGTTGCTGGTCCTGGCCGCCCTCGACGTGGCCTCGACCGTCGAGAACGAGCCGGTGCTGCCCTTCGTCGAGGTCGCCGCCCACCTGTCCGATCTGGCCGACGCTGCGCTGGGCGCAGCGCTGACGGTAGCTACCCGCGTCGTGTGCGAAGACGGGGTAGAGCCGCGGCTGGCAGTCGTCGCCATGGGCAAATGCGGTGCGCGCGAGCTGAATTACGTCAGCGACGTCGACGTCATCTTCGTGGGGGAGTCCATCCCCGACGGGGATGGCGACGACAACCTGGCCACCGCAACCCGGGTGGCGGGCGAGATGATGCAGTTCGCCGGCGAGGCGTTCTTCGAGGTCGACGCCGCGTTGCGCCCGGAAGGCAAACGCGGCCAACTGGTCCGGACGCTGGAGTCCCACGTCGCGTACTACCAACGCTGGGCGAAAACGTGGGAATTCCAGGCACTGCTCAAGGCCCGTCCCGCCGCGGGTGACACCGAACTCGGAAAGGCCTACCTCGAGGCACTGATGCCCATGGTGTGGACCGCCTGCGAGCGTGACGATTTCGTGCCCGAGGTGCAGGCCATGCGCCGACGCGTCGAGGAACTCGTGCCGGCCGGAGTGCGGGCGCGCGAACTCAAGCTCGGCACCGGAGGCCTGCGCGACGTCGAATTCGCCGTCCAGCTCCTGCAATTGGTGCACGGACGCAATGACGACTCACTGCACGTAGCGTCCACCGTCGACGCGCTGGCGGCCCTCGGCGAAGGCGGCTACATCGGGCGTGACGACACCGCCAATATGACCGCGTCCTACGAATTCCTGCGGCTGCTCGAACACCGGCTGCAGCTGCAGCGGCTCAAGCGCACCCACATGCTGCCCGATGACAGCGACGATGAGGCGTACCGATGGCTGGCACGGGCCGCGCACGTGCGCCCCGACGGGCGCCGCGATGCGGCGGGTGTACTGCGCGAAGAACTCAAGCGGCAGAGCATGCGGGTGTCGCGACTGCACGCCAAGCTCTTCTACCAGCCGCTGCTGGAATCGGTGGGCCAGCCGGCACTGGGCATCGGCACCGGTATGAGTACCGAGGCGGCCGAACGACAACTTGCCGCACTGGGTTACGAGGGACCGCAGAGCGCACTGACCCATCTGGCCGCGCTCACCGGTCAGAGCGGGCGGCGCGGCACCGTGCAGCAGGTGCTGCTGCCGACCCTGTTGGACTGGCTGTCGGACACCCCCGACCCGGACGGCGGCCTGCTCGCCTACCGCCGGATCAGCGAGGAACTGGCCGAGCAGCGTTGGTACCTGTCAACCCTGCGCGACGAGGGCGCGGTGGCCAGGCGGCTCATGCGGATCCTGGGCACCTCGGCCTACATTCCCGAACTGCTGATCCGCGCCCCCGAGGTGATCCTGCTCTACGCCGACGGCCCCAACGGCCCGAAGCTGCTCGACGGCGATCCCGACAGTCTGGCCCGTGCGCTGGTGGCCTCGGCCGGCCGACACCGGGACCCGGTACGCGCCATCGCTGCGGCCCGCACGCTGCGCCGTCGGGAACTGGCTCGCATCGCCTCTGCGGATGTCCTGGGCCTGCTCGACGTCATCGACGTGTGCAAGGCGCTGACCGCGGTATGGGTCGCCGTATTGCAGGCCGCGCTCGACGCCGTGATCCGGGCCAACACAGCCGAATCCGGTGTGCCGGCCCGGATCGCCGTGATCGGGATGGGCCGACTCGGCGGCGGTGAGCTGGGATACGGCTCGGACGCCGACGTCATGTTCGTGTGCGAACCGAACACCGGTGTCGAGGAGTCGACGGCCGTGCGCTGGTCGGTGAGCATCGCCGAACAGGTCAGGGCACTGTTGGGGACACCGAGTGCGGACCCACCGTTGGAGGTCGACACCGGGCTGCGGCCGGAGGGCCGTAGCGGCCCGCTGGTGCGCACGCTGGCGTCGTATGCGAGCTATTACACGCAGTGGGCCCAGCCGTGGGAGATCCAGGCCCTGCTGCGTGCACATCGGGTGGCCGGCGATCTGGAACTCGGGGAACGCTTTCTGCTGATCGCGGACAAGACGCGTTACCCCGCCGGCGGGGTGTCGGCCGAAGCTGTCCAGGAGATCCGCCGGATCAAGGCGCGTATGGACGCCGAACGGCTGCCCCGCGGTGCCGACCCCAACACGCACACCAAGCTGGGCCGTGGCGGGTTGGCCGACATCGAGTGGACCGTGCAACTGCTCCAGCTGCGTTACGCACACACCCTGCCTGCCCTGCACAACACTTCGACGTTGCAGACCCTCGACGCGATCGGCGCGGCAGAACTGGTCGCCGAGAGCGATGTCGAGTTGTTGCGGGATGCCTGGCTGACGGCCACGCGGGCGCGCAATGCCCTGGTGCTGGTGCGCGGCAAGCCCACCGATCAGCTGCCCGGCCCGGGTCGTCAGCTCAACGCGGTGGCCCTGGCGGCCGGGTGGGGCAGCGATGACGGCGGGGAGTTCCTGGACAACTACCTGCGGGTGACTCGGCGGGCGAAGAGCGTGGTCCGCAGGATTTTCGGCGGGGAGTAG
- a CDS encoding PaaI family thioesterase codes for MKHTFDVISAAEHERLEALYEPFARAVRELVDAGVRTEVDSQTIVAATAAVEAVTASLRREQRDGPHVMLHAETNRPVVWANPVVGLRNAMAPPLVIEHTQDGSCWSEFELGAAYEGPLGWVHGGICALVLDQILGEVASGGLNSPRYTGTITCRYRRGTPLGALRAEAYIDRTEGVKTFAKGHISDGDGITVEAEGIFITPAWARDAG; via the coding sequence ATGAAGCACACGTTCGACGTCATCAGCGCGGCGGAACATGAACGGCTCGAAGCCCTCTATGAGCCGTTCGCCCGTGCCGTGCGCGAACTCGTGGACGCCGGAGTGCGTACCGAAGTGGACTCGCAGACCATCGTCGCGGCGACGGCGGCTGTCGAGGCTGTCACCGCCTCGCTGCGCCGCGAACAGCGCGACGGCCCGCACGTGATGTTGCATGCCGAGACGAACCGTCCGGTGGTGTGGGCGAATCCGGTCGTCGGCCTGCGCAATGCGATGGCCCCGCCGTTGGTGATCGAACATACCCAGGACGGCAGTTGCTGGAGTGAATTCGAGCTGGGCGCCGCTTATGAGGGGCCACTGGGCTGGGTACACGGCGGCATCTGCGCATTGGTGCTCGACCAGATTCTCGGTGAGGTGGCCAGTGGGGGACTGAACTCGCCGCGCTACACCGGGACCATCACGTGTCGTTACCGCCGTGGCACGCCGCTGGGGGCGCTGCGCGCCGAGGCGTACATCGACCGGACCGAAGGCGTCAAAACCTTTGCGAAGGGCCACATCAGCGACGGCGACGGAATCACCGTCGAGGCGGAGGGCATCTTCATCACTCCGGCATGGGCGCGGGACGCCGGATGA
- a CDS encoding TIGR03619 family F420-dependent LLM class oxidoreductase, with protein MKFYVSMAFLDTREAVEVARAADDLGYDGMGIPDHVVNLETLSTPYPYTKDGKRRWEAFTDWPDPWVMIGALALVTTRLKFVNTVYLPAMRDPYSAAKAIGTAAYLAGGRLELGIGVGWCEEEFELLGQQFARRGKRTDEMLELMKKLWEPGWTEFSGEFYSTPRLEMEPTPPPIPIYVGGLSDIALRRAARHDGWIGDLISTEAALQRVDQLRELRAENGLTMDDFTVITPLTDAFTPEHYARAEAGGIQGIVTMPWMFYSGPGATLAEKIDGMKRFRKDLALD; from the coding sequence ATGAAGTTCTACGTGAGCATGGCTTTCCTGGACACCCGGGAGGCCGTCGAAGTGGCCAGGGCCGCTGACGATCTCGGATACGACGGGATGGGCATTCCGGATCACGTGGTGAACCTGGAAACGCTGTCCACGCCGTACCCCTACACCAAGGACGGCAAGCGGCGCTGGGAGGCATTCACCGACTGGCCGGACCCGTGGGTGATGATCGGCGCGCTGGCGCTCGTCACCACCCGGCTCAAGTTCGTCAACACTGTCTATCTGCCCGCGATGCGCGACCCGTACTCGGCTGCGAAAGCCATTGGCACTGCGGCCTATCTGGCTGGTGGCCGGCTGGAACTGGGTATCGGGGTCGGCTGGTGCGAGGAGGAGTTCGAGTTGTTGGGCCAGCAGTTCGCCCGACGCGGCAAGCGTACCGACGAGATGCTCGAGCTGATGAAGAAGCTGTGGGAGCCCGGGTGGACGGAGTTCTCCGGCGAGTTCTATTCCACGCCGCGCCTGGAGATGGAGCCCACACCGCCGCCGATCCCGATCTATGTCGGCGGTCTGTCCGATATCGCGCTGCGCCGCGCGGCCCGGCACGACGGCTGGATCGGCGATCTGATCTCCACCGAGGCCGCCCTGCAGCGGGTCGACCAGTTGCGTGAGCTGCGCGCCGAGAATGGCTTGACGATGGACGATTTCACCGTCATCACACCGCTCACCGATGCTTTCACTCCTGAGCACTACGCGCGCGCGGAGGCCGGCGGTATCCAGGGCATCGTCACCATGCCGTGGATGTTCTACAGCGGACCCGGCGCCACCCTGGCCGAGAAGATCGACGGGATGAAGCGGTTCCGCAAGGACCTCGCGCTGGATTAG
- a CDS encoding antibiotic biosynthesis monooxygenase family protein encodes MLYTLVRLPKIKDGKDAEFREWFARSNEAFSKYPGFISRVLLEPNQGGNYASVVMHESLETFLAMHNSEEHDVLRNEVDAYFEGDPRPEFYTKVIG; translated from the coding sequence ATGCTGTACACCCTCGTTCGTCTGCCGAAGATCAAGGACGGCAAGGATGCTGAGTTCCGTGAATGGTTCGCCCGGTCCAACGAGGCATTCTCGAAGTACCCCGGATTCATCAGTCGGGTTTTGCTGGAACCGAATCAGGGCGGAAACTACGCCTCAGTCGTGATGCACGAGAGCTTGGAGACATTCCTGGCGATGCACAACAGCGAGGAACATGACGTGCTCCGCAATGAGGTCGATGCGTACTTTGAGGGCGACCCGCGCCCGGAGTTCTACACGAAGGTCATCGGCTGA
- a CDS encoding DoxX family protein has product MTTNLDTRLGSLSPAVISLFRVVLGFMFAVHGASKLFAWPVDSGAGAVPVGNWPYWYAGVIELVLGLLIMVGLFTRIAAFLASGQMAFAYFTEHQPKGLLPIENGGEPAVLFCFGFLLLAAIGGGAYALDAARSKR; this is encoded by the coding sequence ATGACGACCAATCTGGACACCCGACTCGGCTCGCTTTCGCCCGCCGTCATCAGCTTGTTCCGTGTCGTGCTCGGCTTTATGTTCGCCGTTCATGGGGCCTCGAAACTCTTTGCCTGGCCTGTCGATTCAGGAGCCGGCGCCGTGCCGGTCGGCAACTGGCCGTACTGGTACGCCGGCGTCATCGAGTTGGTGCTGGGCCTGCTGATCATGGTGGGGCTGTTCACCAGGATCGCGGCGTTCCTCGCCTCGGGCCAGATGGCGTTCGCCTACTTCACCGAGCATCAGCCGAAAGGCCTGTTGCCGATAGAGAACGGTGGCGAACCCGCCGTGCTGTTCTGCTTCGGTTTCCTGCTGCTCGCTGCCATCGGTGGCGGCGCTTACGCATTGGATGCGGCGCGCAGTAAGCGCTGA
- the dtd gene encoding D-aminoacyl-tRNA deacylase: MRVLVQRVSAASVSVDGQIVGAIDPQPQGLLALVGATHGDDTAKARRMAEKLWQLRILDDEKSASDVAAPILVISQFTLYANTDKGRRPSWNAAAPGPVAEPLVVEFASALRQLGAVVETGVFGADMQVELVNDGPVTVLLEL; encoded by the coding sequence ATGCGTGTACTGGTGCAGCGGGTGAGCGCTGCGAGCGTTTCGGTGGACGGACAGATCGTCGGTGCCATCGACCCGCAACCGCAGGGGCTGCTCGCCCTGGTCGGCGCTACCCATGGCGATGACACCGCCAAGGCCCGGCGGATGGCCGAGAAGCTCTGGCAGTTACGAATCCTCGATGACGAGAAATCCGCATCCGACGTTGCCGCCCCCATCTTGGTGATCAGTCAATTCACGCTGTATGCCAATACCGACAAGGGCAGGCGCCCGTCCTGGAATGCCGCGGCGCCGGGGCCGGTGGCCGAACCGCTGGTGGTCGAATTCGCCAGCGCGCTCAGGCAGTTGGGCGCGGTGGTGGAAACGGGAGTTTTCGGCGCGGATATGCAGGTGGAACTGGTCAATGACGGCCCGGTAACGGTGTTGCTGGAGCTGTGA
- the glnA gene encoding type I glutamate--ammonia ligase, producing MAEKTSDDIFKLIKDENVEYVDIRFCDLPGVVQHFSIPASAFDASVFEDGLAFDGSSVRGFQSIHESDMMLLPDPDTARIDPFRAAKTLNLNFFVHDPFTREAYSRDPRNVARKAENYLASTGIADTCFFGAEAEFYIFDSVSFDSKMNGTFYEVDSESAWWNTGEPFEADGGPNLGYKVRPKGGYFPVAPYDHYVDLRDEMSTNLTNAGFTLERGHHEVGTAGQAEINYKFNTLLHAADDVQLFKYIIKNTAWQNGKTVTFMPKPLFGDNGSGMHAHQSLWKDGKPLFHDESGYAGLSDLARHYIGGILHHAPSLLAFTNPTVNSYKRLVPGYEAPINLVYSQRNRSACVRIPITGNNPKAKRLEFRCPDSSGNPYLAFAAMLMAGIDGIKKKIEPLAPVDKDLYELPPDEAANIPQAPTSLAAVIDKLEEDHEYLTEGGVFTEDLIETWISYKRENEILPIQIRPHPYEFSLYYDV from the coding sequence GTGGCAGAAAAGACGTCCGACGACATCTTCAAGCTGATCAAGGACGAAAATGTCGAGTACGTCGACATTCGCTTCTGCGATCTGCCCGGCGTCGTCCAGCACTTCTCGATCCCGGCGTCCGCGTTCGACGCGAGCGTCTTCGAGGACGGTCTCGCGTTCGACGGCTCGTCGGTGCGCGGTTTCCAGTCGATCCACGAATCCGACATGATGCTGCTGCCGGACCCCGATACCGCGCGCATCGACCCGTTCCGCGCCGCCAAGACGCTGAACCTGAACTTCTTCGTGCACGACCCCTTCACCCGTGAGGCGTACTCACGCGACCCGCGCAACGTGGCCCGCAAGGCGGAGAACTACCTGGCGAGCACCGGTATCGCCGATACCTGTTTCTTCGGTGCCGAGGCCGAGTTCTACATCTTCGACTCGGTGAGCTTCGACTCCAAGATGAACGGCACCTTCTACGAGGTGGATTCCGAGTCGGCGTGGTGGAACACCGGCGAGCCCTTCGAGGCCGACGGCGGTCCCAACCTCGGTTACAAGGTCCGCCCCAAGGGCGGCTACTTCCCCGTGGCGCCGTATGACCACTACGTCGACCTGCGCGACGAGATGTCGACCAACCTGACCAACGCCGGGTTCACCCTGGAGCGCGGCCACCACGAAGTGGGCACCGCCGGCCAGGCCGAGATCAACTACAAGTTCAACACGCTGCTGCACGCAGCCGATGATGTGCAGCTGTTCAAGTACATCATCAAGAACACCGCATGGCAGAACGGCAAGACCGTCACCTTCATGCCCAAGCCGCTGTTCGGTGACAACGGTTCGGGCATGCACGCCCACCAGTCGCTGTGGAAGGACGGCAAGCCGCTGTTCCACGACGAGTCCGGCTACGCCGGCCTGTCCGATCTGGCCCGCCACTACATCGGCGGCATCCTGCACCACGCCCCGTCGCTGCTGGCGTTCACCAACCCGACGGTGAACTCCTACAAGCGTCTGGTGCCGGGCTACGAGGCTCCGATCAACCTGGTGTACAGCCAGCGCAACCGGTCGGCCTGTGTGCGTATCCCGATCACCGGCAACAACCCGAAGGCCAAGCGCCTCGAGTTCCGCTGCCCGGACAGCTCGGGTAACCCGTACCTGGCTTTCGCGGCCATGCTGATGGCTGGCATCGACGGCATCAAGAAGAAGATCGAGCCGCTGGCCCCGGTCGACAAGGACCTCTACGAGCTGCCGCCGGACGAGGCCGCCAACATCCCGCAGGCCCCGACCTCGCTGGCCGCCGTGATCGACAAGCTCGAAGAAGACCACGAGTACCTGACCGAGGGTGGCGTGTTCACCGAGGACCTGATCGAAACCTGGATCTCCTACAAGCGGGAGAACGAGATCCTGCCGATCCAGATCCGGCCTCACCCCTACGAGTTCTCGCTGTACTACGACGTTTAG
- a CDS encoding RDD family protein, giving the protein MARTMGTWLSGPGPFDAGDGEDTQDGRGKYSGERLGLPESGPGSIARMGRRVGALLIDWLVAYGLAGLVMALGLISLPMLSTAVLVIWMVLGTIAVRLFSFTPGQLAVGLVVVPADGRDGIGTVRAFLRVVLIALVIPPLVSDTDMRGLHDRLTFTAVVRR; this is encoded by the coding sequence ATGGCGCGCACGATGGGAACTTGGCTGTCCGGACCAGGACCGTTCGACGCCGGTGACGGCGAGGACACCCAGGATGGCCGGGGTAAATACTCCGGTGAACGCCTCGGCTTGCCCGAATCCGGCCCCGGCTCGATTGCCCGCATGGGCCGGCGGGTCGGTGCGCTCCTGATCGATTGGCTGGTGGCCTACGGGCTGGCGGGTCTGGTGATGGCCCTGGGCCTGATTTCGCTGCCGATGCTCTCCACAGCGGTGCTGGTGATCTGGATGGTGCTGGGAACGATCGCCGTGCGGCTGTTTTCGTTCACCCCGGGTCAGCTCGCGGTAGGTCTGGTCGTGGTGCCGGCCGACGGCCGCGACGGGATCGGCACCGTCCGGGCGTTTCTGCGGGTGGTGTTGATTGCGCTGGTGATCCCGCCGCTCGTGTCCGACACCGACATGCGTGGTCTGCACGACCGGCTGACGTTCACCGCCGTGGTGCGCCGCTAG
- a CDS encoding DUF4191 domain-containing protein: protein MAKNRNAAETKAAKAEAKAARKAASRQRRSQLWQAFQIQRKEDKRLLPYMIGAFVLIVAASVVAGLLIGGFTMYTMIPLGVVLGALVAFIIFGRRAQKSVYTKAEGQTGAAAWALDNLRGKWRVTPGVAATGHFDAVHRVIGRPGVIFVGEGAANRVKPLLAQEKKRTARLVGDIPIYDIVVGNGEGQVALSKLERHLNKLPANITVKQMDSIESRLAALGTKSGPAGMPKGPLPAGAKMRGVQRTARRK, encoded by the coding sequence ATGGCGAAAAACCGCAATGCCGCAGAGACCAAGGCGGCAAAGGCCGAGGCGAAGGCTGCCCGTAAGGCGGCCTCCAGACAGCGGCGCAGTCAGCTGTGGCAGGCATTCCAGATCCAGCGCAAAGAGGACAAGCGTCTGCTGCCGTACATGATCGGCGCGTTCGTGCTGATCGTGGCCGCCTCGGTGGTCGCCGGTCTGCTCATCGGCGGGTTCACGATGTACACGATGATCCCGCTCGGCGTCGTGCTGGGCGCGCTGGTCGCGTTCATCATCTTCGGCCGCCGGGCCCAGAAGTCGGTGTACACGAAGGCCGAGGGTCAGACGGGTGCCGCGGCCTGGGCACTGGACAATCTTCGCGGCAAGTGGCGCGTCACCCCTGGTGTCGCGGCGACCGGTCATTTCGACGCGGTGCACCGGGTGATCGGCCGGCCGGGTGTGATCTTCGTCGGTGAGGGTGCGGCCAATCGGGTCAAGCCGCTGCTGGCCCAGGAGAAGAAGCGCACCGCACGTCTGGTCGGCGATATCCCGATCTACGACATCGTGGTCGGTAACGGCGAGGGTCAGGTGGCGCTGTCCAAGCTTGAGCGCCACCTGAACAAGCTGCCGGCGAACATCACGGTCAAGCAGATGGACTCGATCGAGTCCCGGCTCGCCGCTCTGGGCACCAAGTCCGGCCCGGCCGGGATGCCCAAGGGCCCGCTGCCCGCCGGCGCGAAGATGCGCGGTGTGCAGCGCACCGCCCGCCGCAAGTAA
- the lipA gene encoding lipoyl synthase, which yields MTVVPEGRKLLRLEVRNAQTPIERKPPWIKTRAKMGPEYTELKGLVRREGLHTVCEEAGCPNIFECWEDREATFLIGGEQCTRRCDFCQIDTGKPAELDRDEPRRVAESVQAMGLRYSTVTGVARDDLPDGGAWLYAETVRYIKRLNPNTGVELLAPDFNGDPDQLAEVFESRPEVFAHNVETVPRIFKRIRPAFRYDRSLAVITAARNVGLVTKSNLILGMGETIEEVQTALRDLHDAGCDIVTITQYLRPSPRHHPVERWVHPDEFVELSSYAEGLGFAGVLAGPLVRSSYRAGRLYAQAARVRFADQPPVS from the coding sequence GTGACTGTGGTGCCTGAAGGTCGGAAACTGCTGCGTCTGGAAGTGCGGAACGCGCAGACGCCCATCGAACGCAAGCCACCGTGGATCAAGACCCGCGCCAAGATGGGCCCGGAGTACACCGAGCTCAAGGGGTTGGTGCGCCGCGAAGGCCTGCACACGGTATGCGAAGAGGCGGGCTGCCCCAACATCTTCGAATGCTGGGAGGACCGGGAAGCCACCTTCCTGATCGGCGGTGAGCAGTGCACGCGCCGGTGCGACTTCTGCCAGATCGACACCGGCAAGCCGGCCGAGCTGGACCGTGACGAGCCGCGCCGCGTCGCCGAGAGCGTGCAGGCGATGGGTCTGCGCTACTCCACGGTGACCGGGGTGGCCCGCGACGACCTGCCCGACGGCGGGGCCTGGCTCTACGCCGAGACCGTTCGCTACATCAAGCGACTCAACCCGAACACCGGCGTGGAACTGCTGGCGCCGGACTTCAACGGCGACCCCGACCAGTTGGCAGAGGTTTTCGAATCGCGCCCAGAGGTGTTCGCGCACAACGTCGAAACGGTGCCGCGCATCTTCAAACGCATCCGTCCGGCGTTCCGTTACGACCGCAGCCTGGCGGTGATCACCGCCGCCCGCAACGTCGGTCTGGTCACCAAGTCGAACCTGATCCTCGGCATGGGCGAGACCATCGAGGAGGTGCAGACCGCGCTGCGTGACCTGCACGACGCGGGCTGCGACATCGTCACCATCACCCAGTACCTGCGGCCCTCCCCGCGTCACCACCCGGTCGAACGCTGGGTGCACCCCGACGAGTTCGTCGAGTTGTCGAGCTATGCCGAGGGCCTCGGATTTGCCGGCGTGCTGGCCGGACCGCTGGTGCGGTCGTCCTATCGTGCGGGCCGGCTCTATGCCCAGGCCGCGCGGGTTCGGTTCGCGGATCAACCCCCCGTATCCTGA
- the lipB gene encoding lipoyl(octanoyl) transferase LipB — translation MASIRSTAAPVDVRHLGRVDYEAAWALQREIADARVAGGPDTLLLLQHPAVYTAGKRTEPHERPVDGTPVVDTDRGGKITWHGPGQLVGYPIIGLTEPLDVVNFVRRLEEALISVCADLGLQTGRVEGRSGVWVAGDAEAGRESGLRRPARKVGAIGIRVSRATTLHGFALNCDCDLSAFSSIVPCGIADAGVTSLTAELGRHITVEDVTDRVAAAVCDALDGRLEVTLNVG, via the coding sequence GTGGCATCCATCCGCTCGACCGCGGCTCCCGTCGATGTGCGGCACCTGGGCAGGGTCGACTACGAAGCCGCCTGGGCGCTGCAGCGCGAGATCGCCGATGCCCGGGTCGCCGGCGGTCCTGACACGCTGCTGCTGCTTCAGCACCCGGCCGTCTACACCGCGGGTAAGCGCACCGAGCCGCACGAACGCCCGGTGGACGGCACACCCGTCGTCGACACCGACCGCGGCGGCAAGATCACCTGGCACGGTCCCGGACAGCTGGTCGGCTACCCGATCATCGGGCTGACCGAGCCGCTGGATGTGGTGAATTTCGTTCGGCGCCTTGAGGAAGCACTGATCAGCGTGTGTGCGGATCTCGGACTGCAGACCGGCCGCGTCGAAGGGCGCTCGGGTGTGTGGGTGGCCGGCGACGCCGAGGCGGGCCGCGAATCCGGCCTGAGGCGACCGGCCCGCAAGGTCGGGGCGATCGGCATTCGGGTATCTCGGGCGACGACGTTGCACGGGTTCGCGCTGAACTGTGACTGCGATCTATCGGCGTTCTCGTCGATCGTGCCGTGCGGGATCGCCGATGCCGGCGTGACATCGTTGACTGCCGAACTCGGCCGCCACATCACCGTCGAGGATGTGACCGACCGCGTCGCCGCCGCGGTGTGCGACGCGCTGGACGGACGGCTGGAAGTAACTCTGAACGTAGGATGA